Proteins encoded by one window of Blautia argi:
- a CDS encoding DUF4300 family protein, producing the protein MKKTILVWATVMAAGMLALSGCGKKETGQAGEYTNLADKESRKSVVGELEACGVTKEQTATLEKWAEDYHEITAKSYSYPKGFTALPESGMDYSSILMDDSAESYSYLQASNCRLTAFNLIKNQLTTAGTGNDTDLWLMFDIEAIDTMPEYQLTKEERAGFLTLFNQVSVEGTKTLEEHEEKIQEAWNERDIQISGDKLSLISVYLHAPEDQARFVGHTGVLAETKEGLLFVEKYSALAPFQATYFKDRAELKDYLLARPDLYGDETELDPIVMENRTVMK; encoded by the coding sequence ATGAAGAAAACAATTTTGGTATGGGCAACCGTTATGGCTGCCGGTATGTTGGCACTGTCTGGATGTGGGAAGAAAGAAACCGGACAGGCAGGAGAATATACAAACCTGGCAGATAAAGAGTCCAGAAAATCCGTTGTGGGAGAACTGGAGGCATGCGGTGTAACAAAAGAACAGACTGCCACATTGGAAAAATGGGCAGAGGATTATCACGAGATCACTGCTAAGTCATACTCATATCCAAAAGGATTTACGGCTTTGCCGGAAAGCGGGATGGATTACAGCTCCATTCTGATGGATGATTCTGCTGAGTCCTATTCGTATCTGCAGGCATCAAACTGTCGTCTGACCGCTTTTAATCTGATCAAGAACCAGTTGACAACAGCAGGAACCGGGAATGATACGGACTTGTGGCTGATGTTTGATATTGAGGCTATTGATACCATGCCGGAATATCAGTTGACCAAAGAGGAACGGGCAGGTTTTCTGACACTTTTTAACCAGGTGTCTGTGGAAGGAACCAAAACTTTAGAAGAGCATGAGGAAAAAATCCAGGAGGCATGGAATGAACGGGATATTCAGATCAGTGGGGATAAGCTTTCTCTGATCAGTGTGTATCTGCACGCACCGGAGGATCAGGCACGTTTTGTAGGGCATACAGGTGTTCTGGCAGAAACAAAAGAAGGTCTGCTTTTTGTGGAAAAGTATAGTGCCCTTGCCCCTTTCCAGGCAACGTATTTTAAGGATCGGGCAGAACTAAAAGACTATCTGCTGGCAAGACCGGATTTGTATGGAGATGAAACAGAACTAGATCCCATTGTTATGGAAAATAGAACGGTAATGAAATAA
- a CDS encoding helix-turn-helix domain-containing protein has protein sequence MARQHDKQFKLDAIQYYEDHKDLGVRGCAENLGIGYSTLTK, from the coding sequence ATGGCAAGACAACATGACAAACAGTTTAAACTTGATGCAATCCAGTACTACGAAGATCATAAGGATTTAGGTGTACGTGGATGTGCGGAAAATCTCGGAATCGGATACAGCACTTTAACAAAGTGA
- a CDS encoding IS3 family transposase, with protein MTEAIFLEVSEKTEAAKKAGRRVSVSGMLKFLGISRSGYHAWLHHVPSDTEIRRETVKAKIQDIYDDSKQNYGAPKITVELHKTNEVISAI; from the coding sequence ATGACAGAAGCCATTTTTCTCGAAGTTTCTGAGAAGACGGAAGCTGCCAAGAAGGCTGGACGCCGGGTTTCCGTCTCCGGAATGTTGAAATTTTTAGGTATCTCTCGTTCAGGATATCATGCATGGCTCCACCACGTACCTTCTGATACAGAAATACGTCGTGAAACTGTAAAAGCCAAAATACAGGATATTTATGATGATTCTAAGCAGAACTATGGTGCTCCGAAAATCACTGTAGAGCTGCATAAAACCAATGAAGTTATTTCTGCTATTTAA